A region from the Acidaminococcales bacterium genome encodes:
- the hrcA gene encoding heat-inducible transcriptional repressor HrcA yields the protein MLNDRKRRILQLIIEEYISTAEPVGSRAISRKHELGLSSATIRNEMSDLEDMGYLEQPHTSSGRVPSSLGYRLYVDYLLSPEKITEREIALIQSWFMVKARKLDEVFRATAKILSRISKNISIVRTREEKSRQFKYIRFLPLDARRIILVLVTDAGVADNVVINLPDGAELEDFEHVAQIINKNLSDTPLDMIKREKLDDLCRNVFDNAFLSKYLFGALSSLPLQQTTDKVFLGGTANIFNQPEFKDVGKIKEILAMLEEDGLIKDILSVGEESGTQITIGAENKFSGIQNCSMVQATYRLNGQIVGTFAVLGPTRMKYGKVISVMDYLRKYLQAVLSSINNTNDS from the coding sequence ATGCTCAACGACAGAAAAAGGCGCATACTGCAACTGATCATAGAAGAATACATCTCGACCGCCGAACCGGTCGGTTCGCGCGCCATATCGCGCAAGCACGAATTGGGGCTTTCTTCGGCGACCATCAGGAACGAAATGTCCGACCTTGAAGACATGGGCTACCTCGAACAGCCGCACACTTCGTCCGGCCGGGTGCCTTCGTCCCTCGGATATCGTTTGTATGTCGATTATCTGCTCTCCCCCGAAAAGATTACCGAACGCGAAATCGCGCTCATCCAAAGCTGGTTCATGGTCAAGGCCAGAAAGCTCGACGAGGTTTTTCGCGCGACGGCCAAGATACTTTCGCGGATCAGCAAAAACATCTCCATCGTCCGCACTCGAGAAGAGAAGTCGCGCCAGTTCAAGTATATCCGCTTTCTGCCGCTTGACGCCCGCCGCATCATCCTTGTGCTGGTTACCGACGCCGGCGTGGCGGACAACGTCGTCATCAACCTGCCCGACGGCGCGGAGCTTGAAGACTTTGAGCATGTCGCCCAGATCATAAACAAAAATCTTTCCGACACGCCGCTTGACATGATCAAGCGGGAAAAACTCGACGATCTATGCCGGAACGTCTTTGACAACGCGTTTTTGTCCAAGTATTTGTTTGGCGCCTTGAGTTCCCTGCCGCTGCAACAAACAACCGACAAGGTTTTTCTCGGCGGCACCGCCAATATCTTCAACCAACCGGAGTTTAAGGATGTCGGCAAGATAAAGGAAATTTTGGCCATGCTGGAAGAAGACGGCTTGATAAAAGACATCTTAAGCGTCGGCGAAGAATCGGGGACGCAGATCACCATCGGCGCGGAAAACAAGTTCAGCGGCATACAAAATTGCAGCATGGTACAGGCGACTTACCGGCTCAACGGGCAAATTGTCGGTACGTTCGCCGTACTCGGCCCTACGCGGATGAAATACGGCAAGGTCATTTCGGTCATGGACTATCTGCGCAAATATTTGCAGGCGGTTCTTTCCAGCATAAACAATACAAACGATTCCTGA
- the hemW gene encoding radical SAM family heme chaperone HemW, protein MRGTIFAGIYIHIPFCRQKCHYCDFPSYAGLSGLYGAYVDAVCAEISSDAVAFSPDATIFFGGGTPTVLAAEEIGRLAAALKAKGLWEGARERTIEANPGTINKPLLLKLRGMGFNRLSIGVQSFSDRLLKAIGRTHSAADALDAVKGAKEAGWENVGLDLMYGLPGQTMKDLRESVALAAELGLQHISVYGLAVGEGAALAKMLSCGETSLPDEETDAAMYEWVTGYLPRRGYRRYEIANYARPGHECRHNILYWQYRPYRGFGAAATSFDGKMRTTNPLSVPEYINSGAPESEEIGAADAMAEFAFMGLRQADGIDPADFRRLFGRDIYEVYGAAIAKNARKGLLTAGERIALTETGMQFGNRVFLTFLPFLGATP, encoded by the coding sequence ATGCGCGGGACAATTTTTGCGGGCATATACATCCACATACCGTTTTGCCGCCAAAAATGCCATTATTGCGACTTTCCGTCCTACGCCGGGCTGTCCGGCCTGTACGGAGCTTATGTGGACGCCGTTTGCGCGGAGATATCTTCGGATGCCGTCGCTTTTTCCCCCGATGCCACGATTTTTTTCGGCGGCGGCACGCCGACCGTACTGGCAGCGGAAGAAATCGGCAGACTGGCGGCGGCGCTAAAGGCGAAAGGGCTTTGGGAAGGCGCGCGGGAACGCACCATAGAGGCCAACCCGGGCACGATAAACAAACCTTTGCTATTGAAATTGCGGGGCATGGGCTTTAACCGTTTGAGCATCGGCGTGCAAAGCTTTTCCGATCGGCTGCTGAAGGCGATCGGGCGGACGCACTCGGCGGCCGATGCCTTGGACGCGGTAAAGGGCGCGAAAGAAGCCGGCTGGGAAAACGTCGGCCTCGATCTCATGTACGGGCTGCCCGGCCAAACAATGAAAGATTTGCGGGAAAGCGTTGCGCTGGCCGCGGAACTCGGGCTTCAGCATATATCCGTCTACGGCTTGGCCGTTGGGGAAGGCGCCGCCCTGGCGAAAATGCTCTCTTGCGGGGAAACGTCCCTGCCGGACGAGGAAACGGACGCGGCCATGTACGAGTGGGTAACGGGCTATCTGCCGCGCCGGGGCTACCGCCGCTATGAGATAGCAAATTACGCCCGCCCGGGTCATGAATGCCGGCACAACATTTTATACTGGCAATACAGGCCGTACCGTGGTTTCGGCGCCGCCGCTACGTCTTTTGACGGCAAGATGCGCACGACCAACCCGCTTTCCGTACCGGAATACATAAATTCCGGCGCGCCGGAAAGCGAGGAAATCGGCGCGGCCGACGCCATGGCGGAATTTGCCTTTATGGGCTTGCGGCAGGCGGACGGGATAGACCCGGCGGATTTTCGCCGGTTGTTTGGCCGCGACATTTATGAAGTATATGGCGCGGCGATCGCAAAAAACGCCCGCAAAGGATTGTTGACGGCAGGCGAGCGGATAGCCTTGACCGAAACGGGGATGCAATTCGGCAACCGGGTTTTTTTGACTTTTTTACCTTTTTTGGGGGCAACCCCTTGA
- the lepA gene encoding translation elongation factor 4, translating into MRNSNIRNFSIIAHIDHGKSTLADRLIEMTGTLPARDMEQQVLDNMALERERGITIKAQSVRIDYKAGDGRAYVLNLIDTPGHVDFTYEVSRSLAACEGALLVVDATQGIEAQTLANVYLALENDLEIIPLINKIDLPSADPERVRREIESVIGIDASQAILVSAKTGAGITDVLEAVVKRVPPPGGSSEPPLKALVYDSFFDSYKGVILYIRVMQGEIKKGMKILLMATEKVYEVTETGVFKPYPVNTGKLSAGEVGFFAAAIKTVRDVRVGDTVTDSDNRAADMLPGYRKATPMVFCGLYPVDTSEYGSLREALDKLQLNDAAIIFEPETSAALGFGFRCGFLGLLHMDVVRERLEREYNLTLLTTAPNVVYHVHKTDGSMSPVDNPSLMPDASLIQKIEEPFVKATIIAPKDFIGAAMELSQDKRGEYDAMTWLDSARVMLKYYMPLSEIIYDYFDRLKSSTKGYASLDYELSGYREANLVKLDILLNGEPVDALSAIVHRSQAQARGRRLVEKLRELIPRQMFEIPIQAATGHKVIARETVRALRKDVLSKCYGGDITRKRKLLEKQKEGKKRMKQVGSVELPQEAFMAILKMD; encoded by the coding sequence GTGCGCAATTCCAACATCAGAAATTTTTCCATTATCGCCCATATCGACCACGGCAAATCGACCCTGGCCGACCGCTTGATCGAAATGACCGGCACTTTGCCCGCCCGCGACATGGAGCAGCAAGTGCTCGACAATATGGCGCTTGAGCGCGAGCGCGGCATAACCATCAAGGCCCAGTCCGTGCGCATTGATTACAAAGCCGGGGACGGGCGCGCTTATGTGCTCAACCTTATAGATACCCCCGGCCACGTCGATTTCACCTATGAAGTGTCGCGCTCGCTGGCGGCCTGCGAAGGCGCTCTCCTGGTCGTCGATGCCACGCAGGGCATCGAGGCGCAGACGCTGGCGAACGTCTACTTGGCGCTGGAAAACGATTTGGAAATAATCCCTTTGATCAACAAGATAGACTTGCCCAGCGCCGACCCGGAGCGGGTCAGGCGGGAAATAGAAAGCGTCATAGGCATCGACGCGTCCCAAGCCATATTGGTCAGCGCCAAGACCGGGGCGGGCATAACCGACGTGCTGGAGGCGGTGGTAAAGCGCGTGCCGCCGCCCGGCGGCTCCAGCGAGCCGCCGCTCAAGGCGCTTGTTTACGATTCTTTTTTTGACTCTTACAAAGGCGTCATCTTATATATACGGGTAATGCAGGGCGAGATCAAAAAGGGCATGAAAATACTGCTCATGGCTACGGAAAAAGTTTATGAGGTTACCGAAACCGGCGTGTTCAAACCTTACCCTGTCAATACCGGCAAGCTGTCCGCCGGCGAGGTGGGCTTTTTCGCCGCCGCCATAAAGACCGTCCGCGATGTGCGGGTAGGGGACACGGTAACGGACAGCGACAACCGGGCGGCCGATATGCTGCCGGGATACCGCAAAGCGACGCCCATGGTTTTTTGCGGCCTGTATCCGGTCGATACGTCCGAATACGGCAGCCTGCGCGAGGCGCTGGACAAATTGCAGCTCAACGATGCCGCGATAATCTTTGAGCCGGAAACTTCAGCCGCCTTGGGCTTTGGTTTTCGCTGCGGCTTTTTGGGGCTGCTGCACATGGACGTGGTCAGGGAGCGCCTGGAGCGCGAATACAACCTTACTTTGCTCACCACCGCGCCCAACGTCGTCTATCATGTGCATAAAACCGACGGCTCCATGTCGCCGGTGGACAATCCTTCCCTTATGCCCGACGCGTCGCTGATTCAAAAAATCGAAGAGCCTTTTGTCAAGGCCACGATCATCGCGCCCAAAGATTTTATCGGCGCGGCCATGGAACTGTCGCAGGACAAGCGCGGCGAATACGACGCCATGACCTGGCTTGACAGCGCGCGGGTCATGCTCAAATATTACATGCCGCTGAGCGAAATCATCTATGACTATTTCGACCGGCTGAAGTCTTCCACCAAAGGGTACGCTTCGCTCGACTATGAATTGAGCGGCTACCGGGAGGCAAACCTCGTCAAACTTGATATTTTGCTCAACGGCGAGCCGGTCGACGCGCTTTCGGCGATTGTCCACCGCAGCCAGGCGCAGGCGCGCGGCCGGCGGCTGGTGGAAAAGCTGCGCGAGCTTATCCCCCGCCAGATGTTTGAAATACCCATCCAGGCGGCCACCGGCCATAAAGTTATCGCGCGCGAGACCGTCCGGGCCTTGCGCAAGGACGTGCTATCCAAGTGCTACGGCGGCGACATTACCCGCAAACGCAAACTGCTGGAAAAACAAAAAGAAGGCAAAAAGCGCATGAAGCAGGTGGGCAGCGTGGAATTGCCGCAGGAAGCTTTCATGGCGATCTTGAAAATGGACTGA
- a CDS encoding methyl-accepting chemotaxis protein, producing the protein MKKLSIKAKLILSFAAVLVLINILGAYALYSMGNIQQKIDDIAIDCMDGLVDAQSIIDRTYIARSYELSAIAHVDPEKIRQDLDARAENALLIEPIFDSYVETIKGAIYDSEEDRATDMGYIEEIMAGWREYQQASEQAITLRQRGLGAEARAILDGQSLQAFERLLKAGETMKQFNKDQADSSADECRQIYDWNKMVSIVIQAASLIITIVLCYMLYRHIRLPIEELARVSEAIGKGRLDCFVKIYREDELGTLSMQYNSTIAQIRNLITHLQDTAEQLVAASENINAHYGQSAGTALTITEKAEKISGQASEQVVSIDNVRNIVADVAGKIGAAADLAADSADGAEMAIKKSQEGARSITLAAKQMKEIEGAVNNTAAMMETLGARSHEISDIVEAISAISSQTNLLALNAAIEAARAGENGRGFSVVADEVRKLAEQSQTATEKIAGLIQQVQAETRQAVESMKTGVAEVGRGGEIVRESGEAFRQLADMSQGIGVHVREIAGKMREVTEKTRDIIKVVGEVYDLSNYISKDTREAVLALEEQSESVKDIAAASGNLSQLAENMRQNAHKFTI; encoded by the coding sequence ATGAAAAAACTGTCGATTAAGGCAAAACTTATCTTATCGTTTGCGGCCGTTTTGGTTTTAATAAATATTTTGGGCGCTTACGCCCTTTATTCCATGGGCAATATCCAGCAGAAAATCGATGACATCGCCATAGACTGCATGGACGGGCTTGTGGACGCGCAGTCTATTATTGACCGCACGTATATAGCGCGCAGCTATGAGCTTAGCGCGATCGCGCACGTGGATCCGGAGAAAATACGGCAAGACCTGGACGCGCGCGCGGAAAACGCCTTGCTGATAGAACCGATTTTCGACAGTTATGTGGAAACGATAAAGGGAGCGATTTATGACAGCGAAGAAGACCGCGCAACAGACATGGGCTATATCGAAGAAATTATGGCCGGATGGCGCGAATACCAACAGGCCAGCGAGCAAGCCATAACGCTCCGGCAGAGGGGCTTGGGGGCAGAGGCGCGCGCCATCCTCGACGGGCAGTCGCTCCAGGCGTTTGAGCGGCTGCTGAAAGCCGGCGAGACGATGAAGCAATTCAACAAAGACCAGGCCGATTCTTCCGCCGACGAATGCCGCCAGATCTACGATTGGAACAAAATGGTTTCAATTGTTATACAGGCGGCCAGCCTGATTATCACTATAGTCCTTTGTTATATGCTTTATCGGCATATCAGGCTGCCGATCGAAGAACTGGCGAGAGTGTCCGAAGCCATAGGAAAAGGCAGGCTGGATTGTTTCGTCAAAATATATCGCGAAGACGAACTGGGCACGCTTTCCATGCAGTATAACAGCACGATAGCGCAGATAAGGAACCTTATAACGCATTTGCAGGATACGGCGGAACAACTTGTCGCCGCTTCCGAAAACATCAACGCGCATTACGGACAGTCGGCGGGTACGGCGCTGACCATTACGGAAAAAGCCGAAAAAATTTCCGGGCAGGCGAGCGAGCAGGTGGTTTCAATTGACAACGTCCGCAATATTGTAGCGGACGTGGCCGGAAAGATTGGCGCGGCCGCTGATTTGGCTGCGGATTCGGCGGACGGCGCGGAAATGGCCATCAAGAAATCGCAGGAGGGCGCGCGCTCAATTACGCTGGCGGCCAAACAGATGAAAGAAATTGAGGGCGCCGTCAACAACACGGCGGCAATGATGGAAACGCTGGGCGCCCGTTCGCATGAGATCAGCGACATAGTGGAAGCCATTTCCGCCATTTCCAGCCAGACCAACCTTTTGGCGCTCAACGCGGCGATCGAGGCAGCGCGGGCGGGGGAAAACGGCCGCGGGTTCAGCGTTGTGGCCGACGAGGTGAGAAAATTGGCCGAACAATCTCAAACCGCCACCGAAAAAATTGCCGGCCTCATCCAGCAGGTCCAAGCGGAGACGCGACAAGCGGTGGAATCTATGAAAACGGGCGTGGCCGAAGTGGGGCGCGGCGGCGAAATCGTGCGCGAGAGCGGGGAGGCTTTCCGGCAACTGGCCGACATGTCGCAGGGCATCGGCGTACATGTGCGCGAGATCGCCGGCAAAATGCGGGAGGTAACGGAAAAAACCCGTGATATTATAAAAGTGGTGGGGGAAGTGTACGATTTAAGCAATTACATCAGCAAAGACACGCGGGAAGCCGTCTTGGCGCTGGAAGAACAGTCCGAGTCCGTGAAAGATATCGCCGCGGCCAGCGGCAACCTTTCGCAGCTGGCGGAGAACATGCGGCAAAACGCGCATAAATTTACTATATAA